A stretch of the Coprobacillus cateniformis genome encodes the following:
- a CDS encoding helix-turn-helix transcriptional regulator, whose amino-acid sequence MKTKIKELRKINKVSQDELALAVGVTRQTIISLEKEKYIASLVLAYKIAKYFHLSIEEVFDFSDMEGMI is encoded by the coding sequence GTGAAAACCAAAATAAAAGAGTTAAGAAAAATAAATAAAGTCTCGCAAGATGAATTGGCTTTAGCAGTAGGTGTAACAAGACAAACAATTATATCACTAGAAAAAGAAAAATATATAGCATCTTTAGTTTTGGCTTATAAGATAGCAAAATATTTTCATTTAAGTATAGAAGAAGTATTCGATTTTTCAGATATGGAGGGAATGATTTAA
- a CDS encoding ATP-grasp domain-containing protein: MNFVYISPSFPKNFFHFCDRLKKKGVTVLAIGDTPYGDLTEDLRNAIDDYYQVYSMEDYQAMVKAMGYFVFHYGHIDWLESNNEYWLEQDARLRTDFNITTGIHTNHIDDIKCKSKMKAFYQKAGVKTARYHLVSDLQDGLKFIKEVGYPVVVKPDNGVGAAKTYKITNQQELELFYQEEHITQYIMEEYVNGLIISYDGIANLNKDILFETSHVFPNPIMDVVNNASSMYYYSLRDIPYDLKMAGQACVKAFYTAGRCFHMEFFRLLEDKQGLGKKGDLIGLEVNLRTPGGYTPDMMNFANNIDVYDIYADMVTKGFSEYNHERPYYCVYCGRRDLLSYTHSHNQIMNKYQFDLVTAERMPDILSGAMGNFTYTARFATMDEVNAFVEYVLE; encoded by the coding sequence GTGAATTTTGTTTATATATCACCAAGTTTTCCAAAAAATTTCTTTCATTTTTGTGATCGTTTAAAGAAAAAGGGTGTGACAGTTTTAGCTATTGGAGATACCCCATATGGAGATTTAACAGAAGATTTAAGAAATGCTATAGATGATTATTATCAAGTTTATTCTATGGAAGACTATCAAGCAATGGTAAAAGCTATGGGTTATTTTGTATTTCATTATGGCCATATCGATTGGTTAGAATCTAATAATGAGTATTGGTTAGAACAAGATGCAAGATTAAGAACTGATTTTAATATAACAACTGGAATTCATACAAATCATATTGATGATATAAAATGCAAATCAAAGATGAAAGCATTTTATCAGAAAGCAGGAGTCAAAACAGCTAGATATCATTTGGTTAGTGATTTACAGGATGGTTTAAAATTTATTAAAGAGGTTGGATATCCTGTAGTTGTCAAACCGGATAATGGAGTAGGAGCAGCTAAGACATACAAAATAACTAATCAACAGGAGTTGGAATTGTTTTATCAGGAAGAACATATCACACAATATATTATGGAGGAGTATGTTAATGGATTAATTATTTCTTATGATGGTATTGCAAATTTAAATAAGGATATTCTTTTTGAAACATCTCATGTTTTTCCAAATCCAATTATGGATGTTGTGAATAATGCAAGTAGTATGTATTACTATTCTTTAAGAGATATTCCATATGATTTAAAGATGGCTGGTCAGGCATGTGTGAAAGCATTTTATACAGCTGGAAGATGTTTTCATATGGAGTTCTTTAGATTATTAGAAGATAAGCAAGGATTAGGCAAAAAAGGTGATCTCATTGGATTGGAAGTTAATTTAAGAACGCCAGGAGGATATACACCAGATATGATGAATTTTGCAAATAATATTGATGTTTATGATATCTATGCTGACATGGTTACGAAAGGCTTTAGTGAATATAATCATGAAAGACCATATTATTGTGTATATTGTGGAAGGCGAGATCTGTTGAGTTATACTCACAGTCATAATCAAATTATGAATAAATATCAATTTGATTTGGTTACAGCTGAAAGAATGCCAGATATTTTAAGTGGTGCGATGGGGAATTTTACATATACAGCAAGGTTTGCAACGATGGATGAAGTCAATGCTTTTGTTGAATATGTTCTAGAGTAG
- a CDS encoding esterase family protein, whose protein sequence is MKKEWFKEYSECLNRDMEFMVYGHAGQPMLVFPSQDGRYFDFENNGMIATIEHLIDQGRIQLFCCDSIDQESWSAKGADNRHRTYIHEQWFYYIVNELVPRIFEINYYGNGESYARGIYTTGCSMGASHALNFMLRKPDIFIGTIALSGYYDSDLFFDNYHDEILYRNSPIQYLHGMNYDHPYVEMYRHSHIVLCTGQGAWEDDMIRSTARMKELFEYKDIPAWVDFWGYDVDHDWPWWRIQFPYFVERVV, encoded by the coding sequence ATGAAAAAAGAATGGTTTAAAGAATATAGTGAATGTTTAAATAGAGATATGGAGTTTATGGTTTATGGTCATGCTGGACAACCCATGCTAGTTTTTCCGTCGCAAGATGGACGTTATTTTGATTTTGAAAATAATGGAATGATTGCAACAATAGAACATTTAATTGATCAAGGAAGAATTCAATTATTCTGTTGTGATAGCATTGATCAAGAGTCATGGTCAGCTAAAGGAGCAGATAATCGCCATAGAACTTATATACATGAGCAATGGTTTTATTATATCGTTAATGAATTGGTACCTAGAATTTTTGAAATCAATTATTATGGAAATGGTGAAAGTTATGCAAGAGGTATTTATACAACTGGATGTTCAATGGGAGCTTCACATGCTTTGAATTTTATGTTAAGAAAACCTGATATATTTATTGGAACAATTGCATTAAGTGGATATTATGATAGTGATTTATTCTTTGATAATTATCATGATGAAATTCTCTATCGTAATTCTCCAATCCAATATCTTCATGGCATGAATTATGATCATCCTTATGTAGAAATGTATCGTCACAGTCATATTGTTTTATGTACTGGTCAGGGAGCCTGGGAAGATGATATGATAAGAAGTACGGCAAGAATGAAAGAGTTATTTGAATATAAAGATATTCCAGCATGGGTAGATTTTTGGGGTTATGATGTGGATCATGATTGGCCATGGTGGAGAATCCAATTTCCATACTTTGTAGAAAGGGTGGTGTAG
- a CDS encoding ATP-grasp domain-containing protein, with protein MNLIFISPHFPLYFYNFCDRLKARGVNVLGIGDASYESLPFYTKIALTEYYKVNSLEDYEEVYRACAYFTWHYGKLDWIESQNEYWLELEATLRNDFNVTTGTKIQNMVPMKYKSKMKDVYRQVGIPTARFRMVDDYQATKAFANKVGYPVIVKPDNGVGASSTYKLKSDDELDYFFATKQPYISFIIEEMVPGHVETFDGITDKDKNILIATSHVMLNSIMDNVNEASDTAFYSQPIEGLDLYEVGKKAVEAFDTRSRFFHFEFFRLDEDRDGLGKKGDIVGLEVNMRAPGAYMPDMMNFAYNVDVYTIWADMVKYNQCFYDIKREYWVAYTGRREGFGYAHNYDQIREIYGQNIALETDVPEVLAAAMGNYVFIVKSRTQEELFKMIRYILKREDGTEWM; from the coding sequence ATGAATCTTATTTTTATATCACCACATTTCCCTCTTTATTTTTATAATTTTTGTGATCGATTAAAAGCACGAGGTGTGAATGTCTTAGGGATTGGTGATGCAAGTTATGAGAGTTTGCCATTTTATACTAAGATTGCCTTGACTGAATACTATAAAGTTAATAGTTTAGAGGATTATGAAGAGGTTTATCGTGCTTGTGCATATTTTACTTGGCATTATGGAAAACTTGACTGGATTGAATCTCAAAATGAATATTGGCTTGAATTAGAAGCAACTTTACGTAATGATTTTAATGTCACAACTGGAACAAAAATTCAAAATATGGTACCAATGAAATATAAATCAAAAATGAAAGATGTTTATAGGCAGGTTGGAATTCCAACAGCCAGATTTAGAATGGTAGATGATTATCAAGCTACAAAAGCTTTTGCCAATAAAGTTGGCTATCCAGTTATTGTTAAACCTGATAATGGGGTGGGAGCGAGTTCTACTTATAAACTTAAAAGTGATGATGAATTAGATTATTTCTTTGCGACAAAACAACCATATATATCATTTATTATTGAAGAAATGGTGCCTGGTCATGTTGAAACATTTGATGGTATTACTGATAAAGATAAAAATATTTTGATAGCAACAAGTCATGTGATGCTTAATTCTATTATGGATAATGTCAATGAAGCAAGTGATACAGCTTTTTATTCACAACCCATAGAAGGATTAGATTTATATGAAGTAGGAAAAAAGGCAGTTGAAGCATTTGATACAAGAAGTCGTTTTTTCCATTTTGAATTTTTTAGACTAGATGAAGATCGTGATGGTCTTGGTAAAAAAGGAGACATAGTTGGGTTAGAAGTCAATATGCGTGCTCCAGGAGCATATATGCCTGATATGATGAACTTTGCGTATAATGTTGATGTTTATACAATTTGGGCTGATATGGTCAAATACAACCAATGTTTTTATGATATAAAGAGAGAATATTGGGTTGCATATACTGGTCGTAGAGAAGGTTTTGGTTATGCACACAACTATGATCAAATTCGTGAAATCTATGGTCAAAATATTGCTTTAGAAACTGATGTTCCTGAAGTATTGGCAGCAGCTATGGGAAACTATGTATTTATTGTAAAATCTCGAACACAAGAAGAACTATTTAAAATGATTCGTTATATTTTAAAACGTGAGGATGGAACTGAGTGGATGTAG
- the mgtE gene encoding magnesium transporter, whose protein sequence is MENKTQIQLEKLLQALVKHDTQQIDDIYEHVQTIDLAKEIEDLEDNQLEYLCNHIDDEKLAEILEESDEDLQVDIIDCLNNKRILDLFNLIPKDTIVDILGELPMGKRKQLINLMKAGDKKVIEQLLGYEEDSAGGLMTTEYIALSQNLTMINALKKIKEIGPKTEVIETIFVLNDKKQLIGTADLRDILVANDNVTLGSIMDDQVISVAPETDQEDVSLLVSKYDLTTIPVVNKNNGLLGIITVDDIIDVIQEEHTEDMLQMHGVNKEESLDSTLLESIKMRLPWLIVNLVTAFLASFTVKMFESTIEQIVALSATMTIVTGMGGNAGSQTLSIMIRSIALGEVHFKDCFPAFIKEIFLGIINGLVTGAVTGVIVYVLYGNFYLGIIICIAMIGNLVVSGFFGFVIPVALKALHADPALASSIFLTTATDVLGFFIFLSLANLFLPYLI, encoded by the coding sequence ATGGAAAACAAAACACAGATTCAATTAGAAAAATTATTACAAGCATTGGTTAAGCATGATACTCAACAGATTGATGATATCTATGAACATGTTCAAACCATTGACTTAGCAAAAGAGATTGAAGATCTTGAAGACAATCAATTAGAATATCTATGTAATCATATTGATGATGAAAAATTAGCTGAGATTCTTGAAGAATCAGATGAAGATTTACAAGTTGATATTATTGATTGCTTAAATAATAAACGTATATTAGATTTATTTAATCTTATTCCAAAGGATACAATTGTTGATATCTTAGGGGAACTCCCTATGGGAAAAAGAAAACAACTTATTAATTTAATGAAAGCTGGAGATAAAAAAGTTATTGAACAATTACTAGGCTATGAAGAAGATAGTGCTGGTGGTTTAATGACTACTGAATATATTGCTCTCTCTCAAAATCTTACAATGATTAATGCATTGAAGAAGATTAAGGAGATTGGTCCAAAGACAGAAGTTATTGAGACTATATTTGTTCTCAATGATAAAAAGCAATTAATTGGAACAGCTGATTTAAGAGATATATTGGTTGCTAATGATAATGTAACATTAGGCTCTATTATGGATGATCAAGTTATTTCTGTTGCTCCTGAAACAGATCAGGAAGATGTTTCTTTACTCGTTTCTAAATATGACTTAACAACGATTCCTGTTGTTAATAAAAATAATGGATTGCTTGGAATTATTACTGTTGATGATATCATTGATGTTATTCAAGAAGAGCATACTGAAGATATGTTACAAATGCATGGGGTTAATAAAGAAGAATCTTTGGATTCAACTTTATTAGAATCTATCAAGATGCGTTTACCTTGGTTGATTGTGAATCTTGTTACTGCGTTTTTAGCATCTTTTACAGTTAAAATGTTTGAAAGTACTATTGAACAAATTGTTGCTTTATCAGCAACAATGACGATTGTAACTGGAATGGGTGGAAATGCTGGAAGTCAGACACTTTCTATTATGATTCGAAGTATTGCTTTAGGAGAAGTTCATTTTAAAGATTGCTTTCCAGCTTTTATAAAGGAGATATTTCTTGGTATAATTAATGGATTAGTGACAGGTGCAGTGACAGGTGTTATTGTTTATGTTTTATATGGTAATTTTTATTTAGGTATTATTATTTGTATTGCTATGATTGGAAATCTTGTAGTTTCTGGTTTTTTTGGATTTGTTATACCTGTTGCATTAAAAGCTTTACATGCTGACCCAGCATTGGCTTCGTCTATTTTTTTAACAACTGCAACTGATGTCTTAGGATTCTTCATTTTTCTAAGCCTTGCCAATTTATTTTTACCATATTTAATTTAA
- a CDS encoding AEC family transporter, with protein sequence MDIQVILMQMIQLFLVIALGYFLFKMKLFDVDLNKKLTSILLTVTTPAMIVSSVLSTTVTQGLSDIFFVFILGFAIYFIMPILGFFIVKVLRIPLPQQGLYIFMTVFSNIGFMGFPVMKAIFGYEAVFFTAIFNMIFNLFIFTVGVVIMNYGTGHKVKLNPKNLLSPGVIASLVALFIYFTGIKLPDVLSSTITMIGDITTPMAMLLIGSTLATIPIKEVFTEFKIYPYTMIKQIIVPVIAYPLLKLVVGDPLILGIALIMISMPVANSAVLFATEYDGDISLAAKTVFMTTLLSVVTIPLIVALFLV encoded by the coding sequence GTGGATATTCAAGTTATATTAATGCAGATGATTCAGTTATTTTTGGTTATAGCGTTAGGATATTTTTTATTTAAAATGAAATTATTTGATGTTGATTTGAATAAGAAGTTAACATCAATATTATTAACAGTGACAACACCGGCTATGATTGTGTCATCTGTTTTATCTACAACTGTTACTCAAGGGTTAAGTGATATATTTTTTGTTTTTATATTAGGCTTTGCTATTTATTTCATTATGCCTATTTTGGGCTTTTTCATTGTTAAAGTTTTAAGAATTCCTTTGCCACAACAGGGACTCTATATCTTTATGACAGTTTTTTCAAATATTGGTTTTATGGGATTTCCAGTTATGAAAGCGATATTTGGTTATGAAGCAGTGTTTTTTACAGCTATCTTCAATATGATTTTTAATTTATTTATTTTTACAGTAGGCGTTGTGATTATGAATTATGGGACAGGCCATAAAGTGAAATTGAATCCTAAGAACTTATTGTCTCCTGGTGTTATAGCTTCACTGGTTGCCTTATTCATTTATTTTACAGGCATAAAGTTACCTGATGTTTTATCTTCAACAATTACAATGATTGGAGATATTACAACCCCAATGGCAATGCTATTAATTGGGTCAACACTTGCTACAATTCCAATTAAGGAAGTGTTTACTGAATTTAAGATATATCCTTATACAATGATTAAACAAATTATTGTTCCAGTTATTGCTTATCCTCTTTTAAAATTGGTTGTTGGAGATCCACTTATTTTGGGAATTGCTTTAATTATGATATCTATGCCAGTTGCTAATAGTGCAGTTTTGTTTGCTACAGAATATGATGGAGATATTTCTCTTGCTGCTAAAACAGTTTTTATGACGACTTTATTGTCAGTTGTGACTATACCATTGATAGTTGCTTTATTTCTTGTGTGA
- a CDS encoding NAD(P)/FAD-dependent oxidoreductase encodes MQKNYDVIIVGAGPAGIMTSYELYLKNPELKVLLIDKGHDVMYRHCPIKDKKIKSCPQIKEHEPGCLPACSITSGFGGAGAYSDGKFNITSEFGGWLTDYLDNQEVENVIHYVDELYLKHGATHDITDPTTDKIKDIERRGYAVGLKLLRAKVRHLGTEENLRIMTEMSNELKEHIDTAYKTAVKDIIVENNRAKGIVLENGEEITASYIVLAPGRDGSTWLSKVLKNQGLELYNNQVDIGVRVETNNIVMDEINKNLYEGKFVYNASVGTKVRTFCSNPSGHVVVENHSGTMLANGHAYHDPKLGSPNTNFALLVSHVFSEPFNEPNEFAHEVARLANMLSHGSIIVQRYGDIKRGRRTTEKRLKEGYTVPTLPEAVPGDLGLVLPYNTMKSIIEMIEALDHVTPGIANEHTLLYGVEAKFYSARPKVREGFESEIDGLYVGGDGAGLTRGLAQAGANGILIARDIMKRIK; translated from the coding sequence ATGCAAAAAAATTATGATGTTATCATTGTTGGTGCTGGACCAGCAGGAATTATGACAAGTTATGAATTGTATTTAAAGAATCCAGAATTAAAAGTTCTTTTGATTGATAAAGGTCATGATGTTATGTATCGCCATTGTCCAATCAAAGATAAGAAAATCAAGAGCTGTCCACAAATCAAAGAACATGAGCCTGGGTGTTTACCAGCATGTTCAATTACTTCAGGATTTGGTGGAGCGGGGGCTTATTCTGATGGAAAATTTAATATTACAAGTGAATTTGGTGGTTGGCTGACTGACTATTTAGATAATCAGGAAGTTGAAAATGTTATTCATTATGTTGATGAATTGTATTTAAAACATGGGGCAACTCATGACATTACTGATCCAACAACTGATAAAATTAAGGATATTGAAAGAAGAGGTTATGCAGTAGGATTAAAGCTTCTTCGTGCAAAAGTCAGACATCTTGGAACAGAAGAGAATTTAAGAATTATGACTGAAATGTCAAATGAATTAAAAGAACATATAGATACAGCTTATAAAACTGCTGTGAAGGATATTATTGTAGAAAATAATCGTGCCAAAGGTATTGTTTTAGAAAATGGTGAAGAAATTACTGCATCTTATATTGTATTAGCACCAGGTAGAGATGGTTCAACATGGTTATCAAAAGTTTTGAAAAACCAAGGGCTGGAGTTATATAATAACCAAGTTGATATTGGTGTTCGTGTAGAAACAAATAATATTGTTATGGATGAAATTAATAAAAACTTATATGAAGGTAAATTTGTTTATAATGCATCAGTTGGTACAAAAGTGCGTACTTTCTGTTCAAATCCAAGTGGACATGTTGTTGTTGAAAATCATTCAGGAACAATGTTAGCAAACGGACATGCTTATCATGATCCTAAATTGGGAAGTCCTAATACAAATTTTGCATTGTTGGTTTCCCATGTATTCAGTGAACCATTTAATGAACCCAATGAATTTGCACATGAAGTAGCAAGATTAGCAAATATGCTATCTCATGGAAGTATTATTGTGCAAAGATATGGTGATATTAAAAGAGGGAGACGTACGACTGAGAAACGTTTAAAAGAAGGATACACAGTACCAACACTTCCAGAAGCTGTGCCTGGTGATTTAGGACTCGTTTTACCATATAATACTATGAAATCAATTATTGAAATGATTGAAGCTTTAGATCATGTTACACCTGGAATTGCAAATGAACATACACTGCTTTATGGTGTTGAAGCTAAATTTTATTCAGCAAGACCAAAAGTAAGGGAAGGCTTTGAAAGTGAAATTGATGGCTTGTATGTTGGTGGAGATGGTGCAGGTTTAACAAGAGGGCTTGCACAAGCTGGTGCGAATGGAATATTGATTGCCAGAGATATTATGAAAAGAATAAAATAG
- a CDS encoding MurR/RpiR family transcriptional regulator codes for MNIVHLSEKYELNDLEKQIIIYIQEHMKELKSIGIRQMAKDNYTSTSTIYKLCDKFGFDGYSDMIYHLTSTKDNAIDLQSKYNEYHEQFSYIIHDKSKRIIVFGLGFSAPIAEYMQQRLTLLGYQALCVVHMEMFSQWFNDDTILIVISYSGKTPRLNEIVETAASNHVPIISFLGNQDSSIFKYSTLPLIIGNYDSFSHDLNQANTFFGETIIAFETLVFN; via the coding sequence ATGAATATTGTCCATTTATCAGAGAAATATGAATTAAATGATCTTGAAAAACAAATTATCATATATATCCAAGAACATATGAAGGAATTGAAGTCAATTGGTATACGTCAAATGGCAAAAGATAACTATACAAGTACATCCACTATTTATAAGTTATGTGATAAATTTGGATTTGACGGATATAGCGATATGATTTATCACCTGACATCTACCAAGGATAATGCTATCGACTTACAATCGAAATATAATGAATACCACGAACAATTCTCTTACATAATTCATGACAAATCTAAACGAATTATTGTCTTTGGATTAGGTTTCTCTGCACCTATTGCTGAATACATGCAACAACGTTTAACTTTACTTGGTTATCAAGCCTTATGTGTTGTCCATATGGAAATGTTCAGTCAATGGTTTAATGATGATACAATTCTAATTGTTATTTCTTATTCAGGAAAAACACCACGTCTCAATGAGATTGTTGAAACTGCTGCTTCAAATCATGTTCCAATTATCAGTTTCCTAGGCAATCAGGATTCTTCTATTTTTAAATATTCGACATTACCATTAATTATAGGAAATTATGATTCATTTTCTCATGATTTAAATCAAGCAAATACATTTTTTGGTGAAACAATCATTGCTTTTGAGACTCTTGTATTCAATTAA
- a CDS encoding PTS sugar transporter subunit IIC, with the protein MISCLERMLAPLANKLGNQRHLQAISNGMMMSLALIVVGSIFLIIANPPINLDIVDLNTSNIFMKMMIGWKQWAVANYNTITIPYTMTMGLIGLVTAFGVSYSLAESYKMKSAINGIIAMCVFLMISAPVTDGQLSMTYLGADGLFVALIVGLLSVEICRIVGHKIVFTFPESVPTAVTNFVNSLLPLAANIIILYGLNLILIAITSKALPELIMSLLTPAISSVDNIWAYMAIFAFSNILWLFGINGSSIIFPIVFVLGLTNSGINAELVNAGKGPTQIMNLQMYRYAVLGGGGNTLGLVLLMCFSRVKHLKSIGRLSVVPGICGINEPVIFGGPIVLNPILAIPFVVMPCISIGLGFIVQKVGLVSMGYIIDPSFTPFFAQGFLSALDFRNIIFMFILLAISVAVYYPFFKVYERSLIEKEGIEG; encoded by the coding sequence ATGATTAGTTGTTTAGAAAGAATGTTAGCACCGTTAGCAAACAAACTCGGTAATCAAAGACATTTACAAGCAATTTCTAACGGAATGATGATGTCACTAGCATTAATTGTTGTGGGATCTATCTTTTTAATTATCGCCAATCCACCAATTAATTTAGATATTGTTGATTTGAATACAAGCAATATCTTTATGAAAATGATGATTGGATGGAAACAATGGGCAGTTGCAAACTATAATACAATTACAATTCCATATACGATGACAATGGGACTCATTGGATTAGTTACTGCTTTTGGAGTCAGTTATTCTTTAGCTGAAAGTTATAAAATGAAATCAGCAATTAATGGTATTATTGCAATGTGTGTATTCTTAATGATTAGTGCACCAGTGACTGATGGGCAATTGTCAATGACATATTTAGGTGCTGATGGATTATTTGTTGCCTTAATTGTTGGTTTGTTATCGGTTGAAATCTGTCGTATTGTAGGTCATAAAATTGTTTTCACTTTTCCTGAAAGTGTGCCTACTGCTGTAACAAACTTCGTCAATTCATTATTACCATTAGCAGCAAATATTATTATATTATATGGATTAAATTTAATTTTAATAGCAATAACTTCAAAAGCTTTGCCAGAATTAATCATGAGTTTATTGACTCCAGCAATTTCAAGCGTTGATAATATTTGGGCTTATATGGCAATCTTTGCGTTTTCTAATATTTTGTGGTTATTTGGTATTAATGGATCATCTATTATTTTTCCAATTGTCTTTGTATTGGGATTAACAAATTCAGGGATTAATGCTGAACTCGTTAATGCTGGTAAAGGTCCAACTCAAATTATGAACTTACAGATGTATCGTTATGCTGTCCTTGGTGGTGGAGGAAATACATTAGGACTTGTTTTATTAATGTGTTTCTCAAGAGTAAAGCATTTAAAATCAATTGGACGTTTAAGTGTTGTTCCAGGTATTTGTGGTATTAATGAACCTGTTATTTTTGGAGGACCTATTGTCTTAAATCCAATTTTAGCAATTCCATTTGTAGTGATGCCATGTATTTCTATTGGATTAGGCTTTATAGTACAAAAAGTTGGATTGGTTAGTATGGGATATATCATTGACCCATCATTTACTCCATTCTTTGCGCAAGGTTTCCTATCAGCACTTGATTTTAGAAATATTATATTTATGTTTATTTTATTAGCAATCAGTGTTGCAGTATACTATCCGTTCTTTAAAGTATATGAAAGATCATTAATAGAAAAAGAAGGAATTGAAGGATAA
- a CDS encoding DUF4362 domain-containing protein, with amino-acid sequence MNPIQKAYQHIQMDNQSKKEVLQDILSSHPKPKRINDRYKMITLSCCICIAFICFILFMPKKPNTANPSTQPSKQNQTNTNSELYSLPSEISLEDMKTYPFYIRVHQDDYHQELLTQFLNHIENQEKASLIIVQYTIEGDPILLDVQYQNNKVTIFYDATRDKYGVDSKITKQEFKSLGIYENTLYAYNDLLNQDTINNNQAYYIIDIQQK; translated from the coding sequence ATGAATCCTATTCAAAAAGCTTACCAACACATACAAATGGACAATCAATCAAAAAAAGAAGTGCTTCAAGACATCTTATCTTCTCATCCAAAACCAAAAAGAATAAATGACCGTTATAAAATGATAACATTAAGTTGCTGTATATGTATTGCATTTATATGTTTTATCTTGTTTATGCCAAAAAAGCCAAACACTGCAAACCCATCAACACAACCTTCAAAACAAAATCAGACAAACACAAATTCTGAACTTTACTCATTACCTTCAGAAATCTCCTTAGAAGATATGAAAACATATCCATTCTATATAAGAGTCCATCAAGATGACTATCATCAAGAACTGTTAACACAATTTCTTAATCATATTGAAAATCAAGAAAAGGCTTCTCTTATTATTGTACAATATACGATTGAAGGTGATCCGATTTTGCTAGATGTACAATATCAAAATAATAAAGTCACTATTTTTTATGATGCAACTAGGGACAAATATGGAGTAGATTCAAAGATTACAAAACAGGAGTTTAAGTCTCTTGGTATATATGAAAATACACTGTATGCTTATAATGATCTCCTTAATCAAGATACTATTAACAATAATCAAGCCTATTATATAATCGATATTCAACAAAAATAA
- a CDS encoding RNA polymerase sigma factor produces the protein MHQPRIHSDEEIIAVYQRHIDMVFRISYSYLKNIADSEDAVSMTFIKYMNNDIVFHSIEHEKAWFIVTCTHVCKDMLKQRWRRHISFDENHIVKLETFQIDQTLEAILKLPARYKTVIYMYYYEGYNSEEIAEILHKPSSTIRNQLARAKKILKRKLGDLTL, from the coding sequence ATGCATCAACCAAGAATCCATAGTGATGAGGAAATTATTGCCGTCTATCAAAGACATATAGATATGGTATTCAGAATTTCTTATTCATATTTGAAAAATATAGCCGATAGTGAAGACGCTGTATCAATGACCTTTATAAAATATATGAATAATGATATTGTGTTTCATTCTATTGAACATGAAAAAGCGTGGTTCATTGTCACCTGTACACACGTTTGTAAAGATATGCTTAAACAAAGATGGCGAAGACATATCTCTTTTGATGAAAATCATATTGTAAAATTGGAAACTTTTCAAATTGATCAAACATTGGAAGCCATTCTTAAATTACCAGCTCGTTATAAAACAGTTATCTATATGTATTACTATGAAGGGTATAATAGTGAGGAAATTGCAGAAATCTTGCACAAACCATCTTCTACAATTCGTAATCAATTAGCAAGAGCTAAAAAAATATTAAAAAGAAAGTTAGGTGATTTAACATTATGA